The nucleotide window TGCCTGGAAATGTGGCTGCGGCCTCGTTCTGAACTCGGCCTAGTTTCCAGAGTGAATCAATTTTACTCGGTTATTAAGATGATCACTTTCGAGGTAATTCTTCTGTTCTTCGCTACTGTTATCTTTTTCGTGATATTTCGATAATCTGTTTCTTAAGTACATGCTAGTTAGTGGTTAAAATGCAGTTAACCGTTAAATAACCCTTATGTTATTGCTAATGCAGAGGTAAACGTCAAAGTACGCGTAGGAAGGCGTCTTGGAACGAGACTTGGTGTCGTTTGTCAAACTTAATACGCGTGCATCTTCTACAAAGAGCGCATTTCTATGAAAATACGAAAGGGCAAAAAAGTTTACTGGAGCCGGGTTTGGAACCGTCATACTCCATTTCTCTTGTTTGCGTGACTTCGAGCAGCGCCTTTGCTCTAGTGAACGAAAGGGTCTCGAACCATTTGTGTGGATTGTGGTCTTTTCGCTCGCATGAAAGTCGATTCGCCCAAAGGTTATTCCACCCGTGCTCGATAACGTAAGTGAACTCACTTCGTGTATCTATGGTTGAAATGAACGGTTTGCTCTGGTTGTGGTTCGTGGTAATGCCGCAGACTCTACGGCGTTTGACTGCCTTGAACTTTGAAATGTTTTAGTATAGTGAGGTGTTCGATGCAGAATACAAGTGGTTTCAGTTATCTCGGATTTCGGgttgtattttaaagtttttatcCAGAATTATATCTCGTTAACCGTGTGTACTGTAATCCTAAAGTCTCTAGAAGcgttttctgtcttttttttattcattattcagtACGACTCCCACTTCCTCCCCCCGCAAGACTGAAAAGCATTGTGCATGTTTGGGTATCCTATTAATATAATTACATACATTAAAGCAAGACGCTCCAACCACTCCACCCCCCGTCCCCTCATTGTCACTGTCCTACAGAGTTGTCCAGCGGATCATGCATACGTTTGAAACTGACACGTGAAAAATTCAGCGTCcttcaattaaaacaagaaattttCGTTTAACCTTATGCAAAACCGTCCTACTTTCTTTCCTTAGCCTCAAAGTAATCATCCCTTGCCTGCCTTTCTTGAGAGGCAAAAAAGGGCATGCAGAAATGATAAAATTAAAGAATCCATGttacttgtttgttttcgatttcaTTTAAAACTAGACCCCACTACGCTTTAAAAAAGCCACTTTCATGTAAGTCCTTATCTTCTAGCTTGGGGTACTACTCACTCTCAAAGCTTCCTAGAGCCCCTCTATAGTTGCCTTCTTAGTTGATGACAATCGTCCTCCATCAGTAATCAGTGAATGAGAGTTTCTTCTACATTTTACAATGCCTAGTTCAGTCAGGAACATCGTTTGAAAGTTCACAGATCTATGCATTTTCAATGAGTCCATAATAGAAATCTTTGTTAATTTTGCAAGCCCCTTTTACTCCCCAAAAATGTGAAATATTATGGTAAATTTTAGATGGCTTTGTTGGATCATGAAGGGCTTTACACAGCTGACATAACCAAAAGTTGTATTTGACGGGCTTATACTTTGTTTTCCACTTAAAATATTGGTTATAAGCCACGTCGTTTTTGTCAAGATACATCAGATAATTCGCTAGGGATCTGATAGAATCAAAATCTGCTACGTTGATGAAGGAACCTGGGATAACTTCATCGGAGGTGTAGTTAGAAGCTCCAAATACCACGGGCACTAATCCTCGCTCCAGtccatttctccaatatttttCTGTGATGTAGTCTTTGCACAAACTATTCTCAAAAGACAGGTAAAATTTATATCTCTTTATTTCCTCTCCGCAGCCATTTCCCAGGTTATGGGGACAAGAAATAATGTTTTTGGTGTCGAATTGCGTGGCACATTTTCCAAAGAAAGAGATGTCGATGTACTTCATGAGACCTCGAATGATGTCCATTCTTTGTCCTCCACAATGGTTACTGATGCCAAAGATGGCCAACTTATCTTTCCCGCTCGCATAATTTAAATTCTCTGATTCAAATGGCTGCGGATCGCTTTGCCCGTCCAAGGAAACATAAGATCCGTAAGGCACAAAAAAGTCGGAATCTCGGCTGTACGTTGCGGTCCAGTTGAAGAAACCGTTCAAGTGTGGACTTACCGATAACACTCCTGGAGGTTCTTTGGTGTAGAGGACCCATCTCTGCGTCAATGGTCTGATTTTCGATATTGCTTCAAATGGAAGCCGCTTGCCTGGTCCCCAGTTGTTGTGAACTAAGACTGCATCGCTCACAGGTAGATATTCTCTGTCAAAAGTAAGGTGGCATCGTCTTTCTTCACAGGGAGATCCATCCCAATCTGTGAACGTGTATTTGCTGGCCTCTTCGGGATTTTTTGGTCCCCATGGCTCATGTGGTACAGGCTTGCCATAGATTAGAATCAACTTTTTTGGTTCAAATTTTGGAGTTGTGAACTGAGATATCCGAAGGTAAAAAACAAAACCTAATAGCAGAACCGCACCAAACAAGTAAACAACTTTTTTCTGCCACTTGATCGTGATGGGGCGGAAAATACCGGTAAATGCAAACATGATCATCATGAGTTCGGCCAATCGCCGGTGAAATCAGTAATCACTGATGATTTGTCAGCTGTTCAATCCATTTTATCCACATAGGCTGGTGAAAAGTAATGTTGGTATGCAGTTAATATCTATATTTCTGTGCATAAATACAATGCAGTCAATACTTAATTAGGTAAGTGCACCTTTTTGTAAGAATCACCCTTAGCTACAAGACCCTTTGAATTTTAACGGCAAATATAGTCGAACCATTTCCATTCTTGCAGCTATACAACAACAATTTAAGTTCTTGGATTTTGCCACTCCCGTGCCAGCTATAAATGCCAAGTGATGACAGCAGTTATGTTGTTTAATTCAACGACTGTGCATTCAGACTGAGACGTTGTTTGTAATTATTATGCCGAGCCTTTTTCAGTAGCCCTTCGGCGGCAAGGAATTAATCAGCGCGGTAGTCACTATGGAGTTCGTAAGTAACTGTGCAAACACGATAATAATAGCTCGTGTAGGATTCCTGTTATAAAACTTTAAAGAATGATTGACACGATTGAAGATAAAAAGGAGAAAGGGGAGGAATAGCATGAAATTTGTCAACGATAACTTAAACAAAGGAGAGTACTAGTTGcccaggaaaaataaaaaatatgtttttagaATTCATTTTCGGCAATTTTCACTTTCCTGGCAGCTTAATATGTATATGTGTGGACTTCAAAGCGAAATAAAATTATACAAGTCATGTGTTCCATTGCGCTTCAACTTTGCTTGACGCCGTTTTAATTCAATGGCGTTGTTTTCCATAGTTACTGAGAAGCTTATCCTGCAATGTTGTATAATTGGTACGGGATTATAAATAGATCCAAAGTCATCTCATTGTGTAAACTTTTCACTTCCTTGTCAAAGAAATTCGATCGATGAACAGTTGTGACTATTTGCATAATAAGAACGTTAAAGAAACCGAAAAATAACGCTGGCTGTACACTTTCCTAAGTAGGGTACGGTATGGTGTGATCATTCTATGATCTGATTCTTAGACTATCTGGCATACAAACATAGGCGTACGGGCTTTTTTTGCCGGGGGGTGGGAATGGGTTGAAAATCATTTGCGCAAAAATTCTCGCAAGTTGCCCAAATTTTTACGAAACAGCTAGTGGAAAAGAAACGAGGGTCATATGATGCACATATATAGGCCTACATATGAAGTGAAAATATTCTTACATATGAATCTATCAAATGAGCTCATAAAACACGTTAAAATAAATAGCTGTCTCTACCATTTCGACTGCCAAATATATCTATGATACGATCTATATCATTGTTGACCACAGAGTTGGCATATCCCCTTTCACTGTTAATAAATTCGATGTTACTGACACGTTGTGACCCAATGGTGTTTCAATCTCTGCAACCCACTAAATGATCGTTCTTGGCGCATTTggtgcatttgaatatatttaCATAGATATTTGCTCCTTATaagttttaaattattatatcatgacagtgaagacgtatggatgccatatggatccctatccagccagcctggggcgtcgaacgtaacccaggcggccctaaggctaacaactctatagctagtaaagtatgtacataacatctaatttataaataaactaacctaaactaaactaaactagaaatgactcagttcactctgttctatcctcaagacatcactttcagtgtgcgggcaatgtttaggtttattattattattattattattattattattattattattattattattattattattattattattattctttagaACATGATATGATTCGGCAAAGTTGTGCTAAAACTGACTCTGATTAATTTATGACTGGAAATAACCCACTCATACTATGTAATACATTGCAAAAATAACCCGCGTGCCAGGCAACTACTGTCTCGTGTGAATTTAGCCGGCTTTACCACGCTGACAGTTTAAAATTAgtttaaataaaatataaaatatctatcttcgaaaaaaaaaacaacaacacacacatgcaaacttctttaaaaatggctttgcccaaatttctctAGCTCCTCAAAAGGTCCAAGTTGCCCAAATTTTGGGAGCGAGAAGCCCGCCCTTCTTGGAATCACTTCCTTTGCTTTTGAAACGGCCATCACGTCTGACCAGTCCGGACCGGATTCCTGGTGTTGATATTCTCTCGAGTTGTTTCACAACACCATTCTTCGAGTTTTTCTCTCCGGTTAGTTTTCTTCCCTTCGCTGAACAGTTTCAGTTTCGCTCACTTCTTCCATCTACTTCACAACTCCGTCCGGATCCTGTTTTACCGCCATCAAGACATACACAACATATACATATTCCGCCATATTTCTACTCcttcgggggtggaagcggaataatgaataatgaataacggcttcaaatataaaatgaataaggaatatttagggtttaggcattcggaataaagaattatacgacaaacttgaaacggaataataaatatcgagcaaaactgaataaggaataactcagaaaaaaatgaatggaataatgaataagagaggtccaattattccgcttccaccgcCGATACTCCTACAACCACTAGCGTGACACTCTCGTTCACAGGCTCTTCACGCTTTTCTAAACGGAGATGTAAACGTTTCCCGTTGGCAAACCTCAAATTTTTGCGTGAATCCCGCAAGTGTAGCACAATAACTCTTCATTTTCATGCCAAACTTAACTCAACGTCTTTTGCTGCTACAGTGGTTACAAAAGAGCCGATGTTGTTTCGAAAACCTCCAAAAGATTTCAGGAATAAGTCAACTGACAAATTAGGACAACAACCAGAGGACaacaaaaattttattgtttgttatCGATTTAGAGGCATCAACTTCATTCATAATTGCATTTGTGAAAACAGTTGCAATTAGAATTGTAAACATTGATGCTTAATTAAATATTCAATGATTAAATATGATGCGTTAGCTTAAATACAAATCTTTATAAGGCAATAAAGATTGAAAATATGGCCAACAAATTGAATTAACCTCTTCAAGTCCTGCCTCATTATAGCTCTTATATGCTTTGAATTGAACTTTATTTTATCAACCAAGTTGAACGCAAATATCTGTCCCTTCCTTTAAGAGCTGTTCGGTTTGCTTAGCATACGCTTGCGACTTAACATAGACAAAAAATATTTGTGAAAGGTTTCATCGCCTGTACATTTTGAAATAGACTATTCTCTGCATTGACAATTTTCTTCCAAATTCTAACCGAAAGAACTTTATCAAACTATATACACGACAACTTTTGTTTCATTGACACgaacaaaattaattcaatCTATGAAATGGCTTCGTCTAGCTTCAATTGGGGAAGCGGTCTTCTAGCAACAATAGGACGTAAGGTAGCTGTAGTagtttttctcttgtttttctttttctttttcgctgTACTAAAGTCCCCTGTACTAAGTCCTTGACGAGCAACGTCTTCAGAATTCATTGAATTAAGTTCATGATCTTCACTGTTTAATGTTTCGGTGTCTTCGCTTTTGCAAGCTTTCTTCGATTTGGCTCTTCGCGGACTCGGAAAGATTTCTTCCGTCTCGGCATGGAATGTCACTGTGGTAGATTTTCTTTGTGCAGATGACGTGTAATCACCGTATTGGCTGCTTGAATTCGTGAAATTTTGCTGTGTGGAAGCCCCCACTCCAAAGCTACCTCCTGGCTGATGAAGGAGGATCCCTGGGGTGGTGGATGGGGATATTGCTTTGAGGCTTTCCTCAGAAGTTGCATCGCATTCAGGTGACCAGTGAGAAGGGTATTGTTGAATCCCTGGCGTTGCTCCAGCAATTGAATCTTGTTGTTGAAGAGTTTCCTGATCATAATTTGATTTGCTCTGTTTAGCAGCCACCTGGAGTAAAAAGGGCACTGTGTTTAACAATAATCCTTCCTTAATTTAGTTTTTCAGGTACTGCATATCGCAATTCATGTGTTGCCGACGATTCGGAGATGCGTCAAGATCGTCCTCGAGTCATTTGGAAAACTCTCGTGACACATCCTAAGCCAATTAGGGAAAAGAGTTTTCCCACGCTTATTGCCAGCTGCATCCATTTACTTGGCTCATTTGCGCGTCTGCTCTGTTATGATTTCTTTAAGTATTTTCTCCGGTAACTGAAATTGCATCGAACATAACACTATTTACGGACcacaaatattatttactaACCTTAGAGCTGACTTCGTTGATAAATTTCACAGTGGTTTCGTTGGGGAGGCTGTCTTCGGATGTCCTTTCATGATCACTTATTTCTATCCTGAGATTGatgataagaagaaaaaaagaacgaaTAAAAGTATAAAATTTCATTAGAGAAAATCCTTTGaagaaatcaatcaattagcCTGCAGCAGATGTCTACTAATTCCTTTGTGGCACGTTAACCTTTTCccgcccgtgagtgccaattggcacttatagattttactctgtctaacgcctgacgattttactcgtcaatggggaaccacttgggcaggaaagggttaaccacaTCATCATCAAAAACCCATTTAACCCATTCCCGCCcgtgagtgccaaatggcacttatagattttactctgtctaacgccagacgattttactcgtcccCATTAATTTAAACTTAATATTCATTCTGTTTGCCAAAAACTACCTTGCGGGTTCCGGGCTTTCTTCAGTTCCTTGCTCAGGCTTTACTTTATTCtacaaaaccaaacaaagaaacaaacaaacaaacaaaaaacttgaCATGTGCAGAGTACATTTTAAAACTTTCaatcgttagcccttcgtcagagtcaaaaaaaaaaaaacgctcaaaaTGTATGCTTCGTTATTTTTTTAACGGTGATAATTTGCCATTTATCAACTCCTTCTAAGATACCAAATTTTCTACTACTGCTGCTTACTATGATTGCCGAGGGGGAAAGACTTACCTTGAAACGTTTCTTATTCGCTGGTGACTTGGCGCCTGCCTCAACATCAGAAGATTCAGACCTGCGATCTCTTGAGCTGACTACAAATTCATACGTTGACATTTTgtgatacactgtgaaaagagaCAATCAGAATCACTTCATAACTTCTACAAAATTAACTGGTGCACTCATCATGTAACTATCATCAAATGCCTCCCTGACAGAAAGTACAGGCAAAACCCTAATCAAACACTACTAAACAGAGTTCTTAGGCTTTACACGCACAGATTAAGTACAATTGCCACTAAGTGCCTTCCTGACAGAAACTACAAGCAAACCCCTAACTAAATAGTACTAAATTCAATAACTattcattattaataatttattgattattATAGGTTCAAATGTAAAGACAAAGATGACTTCAACATAGCTTATTATGTCTACGATTTACTTCATATGCatcatttcattgttttattcAGATGCCGCCTTTATTTAATATTACTCTGAGATCTCagccaaataataatttatagtgTAAGCTGTTGTGCCCTTGTAAAATTAAACTTACTTAAATAAATATGAAATCCCAGGAGATGGCCTAAAAGAGCTATGGTAAGAAGCAACAATCCCAACATAATACCAAGGAATGTTATAAATATGACATCTTTTGGGACTGCAGCAAACAACTTTAATTTCccatctgaaaaacaaaagaatgctTAAGTTTTAACCTTACGGGCCAGTTGCCAGACAAAGCTAAACCACATGGCTCCTAAAATGCACTGCCTACAGAAGGAATTAACATTTGGACATGTTGGTTTCTGAGAAGATGAGGAGAAAATCTGGGTGCCCAGAGAAAAACCAGAGGAGACAACCAGCAACAAACTTATTTGGTAAAAACCATTGCATCCAGGGAGTAAAATTTGGGACTGACATGGGTGGTGGGAAAGTTGACTATTACCCTTGCCCACCCCTCCTCttatattttgacccaaagggaTGACATTTGGTCATCATTCTTAGGGCAGCTTTTTTTCACTTCCAGTAAACTAGCTAAATTGCTTTCTTTATTCAAATTATTTCCGTCATTAGTTTTCCCGAATTCAACTAACTTACTAAGTTAACAAAACAGACATAAATGACCCACTCTCCACCAAAATCCAATAACCTCTCTGTGAATATAAGATGCCCACGGATAATACACTTGTACAAGTTTGTATAAAATTACATCCCTTGCATTCGCGCATACTGTATCAATGATGTAGATCTTGGTACATTACCTGTTAAAGATTTTAGCTCATCTTTGCTTGTGAAATATATAACAAAGATGTACAAAGTTACTATAAAAACTAACAGCGCCAGAACAAATGCACTGGATATACAGCCAATGAACAATCTGTACAACaaacagaaaacagaaaaattaaCATGAAATCTAGGTTTTACAACTCTCAAATCTTTATAGCTCCTTATTCTATCAGGTACGTAggcagagatgccaacctctggaggtctaaaatctggagatccGGTCTCGAACTACCCACACCCCCCAAGAAAAAGGCGATGAGACCCCCCCCCAATCAAATCAACCTCCATGCACCCATATCGACTTAGAGCTTCCAATGTTCACCTTAACCTTACAGCgggaagaaaaggaagaagatttctTCCGAGGACTTCCTAAGTTGACCCAAAGTTGAACTGAAGTCTTACGAAGATTTTCCGATGTTGGCCCTGAgaattaggaaggtttctaaagtattctgaagacaaatcgatttttaatttattggttaacAGAGATCCAATTGGATAGTCTGTTATATGgccatgaaaacgaagaaagcgtTTCCTTAGTTTCCTTCAACGtgtggttttgtggttaaaagatGCCTCAAGAAACGGTGAGgagagtttaaaaaaaggcAGAAATTGTTTTGATCagggtacatttggagacaggacgTTAGCTTACAGTGCTGCAAATGTTCCAAGTCGCTTTTATCTGGGAGATTTGGTTACCCGTAAGGGAGACCGGGAGATTCGTTCTGTATCCGGGAGACTCCCAGATTATCCGGGATGCGTAGGGGTCCATCATTGCATATTAAGTAGAGGTTTGTATCAATTTCAAATATCCTTATTCAAAGTACAGTCATGTTTGAATGTCAACTGCTGAAATATGTCCAGGTTTGCACATGAATGAGATACACGCAAGTATGAAACAAGCCTCTCTTGAATCTTCTCTTCTGCATAACAATGTGTATGTTGCAGGCTAAATTAAGTGCAAATTacacaaaaaaaggaagaaaaaaggaTGGACAACCACATTCCATAAAATTCAATTATCTAAAAACTGCAATAAGTGGAAATGAGACACTACTTACCTATAATTCTGACCTCCAACACAGTTATTAAGCCATTTGCAATGATGATCAAAATCAGACACGCATTTATTGCATACAGAACAATGTTTGCTTTTGGAACCTCTGTTTAACAGgagcaacaaaatttgaaaaataaagtTACTGACATCTACGGTTACTGAGCAGAAAAATGTTTGGAACTTAGATAAAAACCCATAAATCAACGTAGTACTTAAATGGTCAccatacaaacaaaaatgaagatCTTAATAATTTTATACTCAAAGATCAACCAAAGCCAAAGTTAAGCCAAAGCTTCCTTTTTCTCTGTTACTAACGTATTTACCTGCGTATAAGTCGAGCTTTTACAGCCTAAACACAAACCcgtggctcagttggtggagcatcgggctgtcatgcagggggttgtgagttcgactccagcTGGACCAAAAtgcagggtcttaaaataactgagtagaaagtgctgcctttgtggttagactttcaagtcttctcgggtaaagactataaactgtaggtcccgtctcacagatacaCCTTCCATGTTTACACGTTCAaggtgggacgttaaagaacccacaaactattaaaaaagagt belongs to Acropora muricata isolate sample 2 chromosome 9, ASM3666990v1, whole genome shotgun sequence and includes:
- the LOC136927614 gene encoding 3-galactosyl-N-acetylglucosaminide 4-alpha-L-fucosyltransferase FUT3-like; its protein translation is MMIMFAFTGIFRPITIKWQKKVVYLFGAVLLLGFVFYLRISQFTTPKFEPKKLILIYGKPVPHEPWGPKNPEEASKYTFTDWDGSPCEERRCHLTFDREYLPVSDAVLVHNNWGPGKRLPFEAISKIRPLTQRWVLYTKEPPGVLSVSPHLNGFFNWTATYSRDSDFFVPYGSYVSLDGQSDPQPFESENLNYASGKDKLAIFGISNHCGGQRMDIIRGLMKYIDISFFGKCATQFDTKNIISCPHNLGNGCGEEIKRYKFYLSFENSLCKDYITEKYWRNGLERGLVPVVFGASNYTSDEVIPGSFINVADFDSIRSLANYLMYLDKNDVAYNQYFKWKTKYKPVKYNFWLCQLCKALHDPTKPSKIYHNISHFWGVKGACKINKDFYYGLIENA
- the LOC136927607 gene encoding palmitoyltransferase ZDHHC11-like, whose protein sequence is MTPVHGADGTATSSRASSSAVLNQRERINGWSWPPHPLQFVAWFFLIFFSVFYFGVIVFYLPEHWQAAGIIIPGGFCGIHITYHILALTIDPADPNIRGGSKKGKGLFDRSKHRHVIVNSHCHICQTDVGSKSKHCSVCNKCVSDFDHHCKWLNNCVGGQNYRLFIGCISSAFVLALLVFIVTLYIFVIYFTSKDELKSLTDGKLKLFAAVPKDVIFITFLGIMLGLLLLTIALLGHLLGFHIYLMYHKMSTYEFVVSSRDRRSESSDVEAGAKSPANKKRFKNKVKPEQGTEESPEPARIEISDHERTSEDSLPNETTVKFINEVSSKVAAKQSKSNYDQETLQQQDSIAGATPGIQQYPSHWSPECDATSEESLKAISPSTTPGILLHQPGGSFGVGASTQQNFTNSSSQYGDYTSSAQRKSTTVTFHAETEEIFPSPRRAKSKKACKSEDTETLNSEDHELNSMNSEDVARQGLSTGDFSTAKKKKKNKRKTTTATLRPIVARRPLPQLKLDEAIS